The following DNA comes from Syntrophorhabdaceae bacterium.
TTTTTTACGGTACCACCCAGGAGATAGGCGGTAAGGTCTTCAAAGAACTGCGCGTCAAGTTCCCGGAGATTGAGAAAGAGTACAAGGGAATGAAGGTTTTATGCTGGGCGGGCGATACCAGCCAGCTCATCACGAGGAAGCCGGTTCGGAGAATCGCCGATCTGAAGGGCATTAGGATTAAGGTCTCAGGTGACATTTCAGAGGTACTCAAGCAGTTGGGAGTTGAAGGCCTGTCTGTGGCAGCTTCAGAGGTGTATGTGGCCATGCAGAAGGGTATTCTGGATGGAGCGATTGTGCCGTACTTCGGACTCGACGACTTGAAACTTACCGATGTTGCCAAGTATGTTACAGTGATTAACTTGTATCGAACCCACACCGGAATGAGAGTGATGAACCTTGAAAAATATAATAGCCTTTCTCCTGACATCAAGAGGGTTCTTGAAAATAATATAGAATACTACGCCCAGGCAAATGATGCCGAATACGATATAGTCAACAAACGCGCCATAGATGGCGCAAAGAAATCAGGGATTGAGTTTATACCCCTATCGAACGAAGAGCTTGCTAAGTTCTATGCGCCATTTAAACCGATAGCGTTGAAGGAAGCTCAGGACCTTGATGCTAAGGGTCTTCCCGGTACGAAGATACTCAATGAAACGCGGCGTCTTATTGACCTGTACACCAAGTAAATCAATAGAATTTACCTAAGATGGTGAGCAGAAGGGGTGTTGGCGTATTTGTTTCATGTCGGAAACATGCCATGAAAGCCAACCCCGCCCTCGGCCAGCTCTCTGGCTGGACAGTTTAGTCGAATGGGTTCTAACAGTCGACAAGGAGGGGGCGTAAGCCCTCTCCCTTAATCCGTCCGTGACAAGCAGCACCCAAGCGTTAAAGCTCTTTTCCCAAGACCCATCTGACTTCGATCTCGTCATCACCGACCAGACCATGCCGGAACTCACTGGTATGCGGCTCGCCTCAGAGCCACAGCGATGGCGTAAATCGGGACAGCGCCCGGCGGGGATCAAGGAACTACTCCTGAAACTCCTTGCAAAGCTTGAGCTTGTTGAGACGGTGAGGAAGGTGCTCGACGCAGAACACTGATCAGTAAAGCTTTTTCCTGGTAATCCGCAGTCTTTCTTGACATGTCCGAGGACTCTAATTGTAGGCGAAATCCCTACTCACAGGGCCCAATACCGACGAGGCTGATACCCCGCCATATTATCCCCTCCCCCATCTACTTCAAATTTGCCTACCACAAAGCAGAGGGCCTTAACCGCGAAGAACTTTTCGGTCATATTGGCAATATCAATATCCTGAATATGCTTCATCTGATCAAAGAGGGTTGTATCATCCGGAATCTCAAGAAGGGATCGGTTCTGCCACTCCTGTAGAATACCGATGACCTGCCCCCAATAAACGAGTCCAGTCTCTGTGTTAGAATCTGGACAGAAAAAGGAGGATATTGGGGGCAGGTCAAAACCTCACGGGTCGTAGTTCGGGATCGATAGCTCCCTCACTTTTTTCTTGGCCTGGGCACCGGGCATTGCTCAAGGCCCAGTCTTGTTAATGTCTTTCTTGTGGGTACCCCTTCTTCGCTCCATCCTCTGTAAAGATAATACTCATTGAGCATGGAGCCGAGAAACGGGAGGCTGTCTGCCGCTCCACCCGTGCCTCTTTTATGACTGAGAAACCGAGGCGGCAACGTGTCATCTTTTCTGCTTATTCCACGTCTTACGTTGATCATGCGAAATAGATTAAATGCTCGTTCACCCGCGCACATAAACTCCTTCAGATCCATGTCCCAACCGGTTACAGAGTTCAGCAAGTTTATTACGTCGGATGGTTGTAATCTGCTCGATACGAAGTAACAAATAACCAATGAGTCCAGCATGGTACCCCAATCCTGTGTCTTTGCGGCAAGCTCGGCCTTACCCTCCAGAGCAAAGCGGTTCAATGTTTCACTGTATCCGAAGTCCGGATAGCTTCTGTCCGTGGTACCTCCGCTATAATTCTCTATCCCTTTAATTCCTGCAGCCTCTATGTGACAGGCTCCGATACTACCGGTCGCATATGCCAGGGCCCCGCCCATTGCCGCTCTCGGGTCATGCGCCGGGTATTCTAATCCTTTAGTGTGAATCGCGTATTCAGCCGCGCATCCGCCGATTCGCTCGGCGGCTATCCTGACACCATCACCCAATAGCTCACCAAAGCCCTCTCTCCTTCCTATTTGTTTCACCATTTCAAGCATGGCCTCGTGATTACCCCAGTGCAAATCAATACCATCGGTATCCTTTTTTGTGATAAGACCCTTGTCAAAACACTCCATCGCAAAAGCGATAACACCTCCGGTTGATATGGAATCAAGACCATATTTATTACAAAAGCTATACGCTTCCTGCAGTGTTTCCATGTTGTCTATGAGACAATTGGTTCCCAAGGGGCCCCAGGCTTCCCACACCACGTGCCTCTCCCCATCGGGAGTATAGAGCGACTCTCCACAACCGTATGGGCAACCTTTGCAGAAGATGGGCTTTGCTCTTTCTGTATCATCAGCCATTCTACACAATTCTTCCCCAAAGGTGCCCT
Coding sequences within:
- the dctP gene encoding TRAP transporter substrate-binding protein DctP, translated to MPRKTNKGGRKMKLTKRGIVFLATICFITLGLSGATMAQQKKVVELTYGTPYGADAALSVIDKRWMDKVEKEANGLVKFKPYWGGSIIGGRDVAEQVTQGAIDIALINPTASKSGFPITKASMLFFYGTTQEIGGKVFKELRVKFPEIEKEYKGMKVLCWAGDTSQLITRKPVRRIADLKGIRIKVSGDISEVLKQLGVEGLSVAASEVYVAMQKGILDGAIVPYFGLDDLKLTDVAKYVTVINLYRTHTGMRVMNLEKYNSLSPDIKRVLENNIEYYAQANDAEYDIVNKRAIDGAKKSGIEFIPLSNEELAKFYAPFKPIALKEAQDLDAKGLPGTKILNETRRLIDLYTK
- a CDS encoding aldehyde ferredoxin oxidoreductase family protein, which encodes MVKGDRGKVVRVDLSTQAITYDYVDEVTARKYVGGSGLAAKILWDETTPNTHPLSPENLLMFMTGPLTGTIVPSSSRYVVAGISPLTGIWGKATVGGKLAYELRHGGFDGIVVKGKAQKPVYLWFHDGEATIRDSAHIWGRDVYEAAELLRGETDKNAGIACIGPAGEKQVKIACIIGDGKAGRAGARCGLGALMGAKNLKAIVARGTFPVHVKSRERLQRSVRKLYAIYPPRHEDKTIVREAQAILKSIVPVGGFPVKNWTEGTFGEELCRMADDTERAKPIFCKGCPYGCGESLYTPDGERHVVWEAWGPLGTNCLIDNMETLQEAYSFCNKYGLDSISTGGVIAFAMECFDKGLITKKDTDGIDLHWGNHEAMLEMVKQIGRREGFGELLGDGVRIAAERIGGCAAEYAIHTKGLEYPAHDPRAAMGGALAYATGSIGACHIEAAGIKGIENYSGGTTDRSYPDFGYSETLNRFALEGKAELAAKTQDWGTMLDSLVICYFVSSRLQPSDVINLLNSVTGWDMDLKEFMCAGERAFNLFRMINVRRGISRKDDTLPPRFLSHKRGTGGAADSLPFLGSMLNEYYLYRGWSEEGVPTRKTLTRLGLEQCPVPRPRKK